A window of Nicotiana tabacum cultivar K326 chromosome 24, ASM71507v2, whole genome shotgun sequence contains these coding sequences:
- the LOC142178069 gene encoding uncharacterized protein LOC142178069: MNQAQARMKFYSDKRMSDRTLDVGDMVYLKLQPYRQTSVAVRRNLKLSAKYYGPYKITEKIETVAYRFELPSGSQIHPVFHASHLKKCVGLTNSPQQQPPICDADGQVLVQPLAILQRRILKVNNAVGIKVLVQWTNLGADEVT, encoded by the coding sequence ATGAATCAAGCCCAGGCCCGTATGAAGTTTTACTCTGATAAACGCATGTCAGATAGAACTTTAGATGTAGGAGATATGGTGTATCTAAAACTACAGCCATACAGGCAAACATCAGTAGCAGTACGAAGGAATCTAAAGCTTAGTGCAAAATATTACGGACCATATAAAATCACAGAGAAGATAGAAACAGTAGCTTACAGATTTGAGCTCCCTTCTGGATCTCAGATCCACCCGGTCTTTCACGCGTCCCATCTCAAAAAATGTGTGGGTTTGACAAACTCACCACAACAGCAACCTCCAATCTGCGATGCAGATGGTCAAGTCTTGGTCCAGCCACTGGCGATTTTACAAAGGCGAATTCTTAAGGTGAATAATGCTGTGGGGATTAAGGTGCTAGTACAATGGACGAATCTAGGAGCAGATGAGGTGACATAG